The Haloferax sp. Atlit-12N genomic sequence CAGTGAAGTATACAGAAAATTATAAGCCAATTTCCAAAAGTTCAACTATGCGAGTAGATACTCTAATAAAAAAAAGACTTAACCAAATGGCATTAGACAAAGACACGTCCATAAAAGC encodes the following:
- a CDS encoding plasmid replication-associated protein, which translates into the protein MSGFLDNIKIAKEKKNGFLDDIDTSAVKYTENYKPISKSSTMRVDTLIKKRLNQMALDKDTSIKA